A stretch of Mycobacterium sp. ITM-2016-00316 DNA encodes these proteins:
- a CDS encoding acyltransferase family protein, translating to MPIDPGQRYGDGYVNYVSGVTVIGSQCAGSQREVAGINEKRLDIQGMRAVAVLLVVLFHAEIPGFGGGYVGVDVFFVISGFLISTHLLKSLRDHGRVGFGAFYARRARRLLPAAVVVILATVLAARLLVSPIQFGYVIKDAIAATFYVPNLWFAYNATDYLAEKTPSLFLHYWSLGVEEQFYLLWPVLLAILFRFCKARWTLAIAMSALIVVSFAVCLYSTTYAQPDAFFLLPARVWEFGLGALVALALFDGRKLFAPRIAAALGWVGLLAIIGAAMVFTTKTVYPGSAVAIPVLGAALLIAAGTAPGGPAGILSVRPVTWIGDISYSLYLVHWPVLMLPVAAGAYMEHLPMWARIALAMACVPLAWLLYTYVEIPGQRVGWLTASRPRRTFGVAAAAMATVVVTAVTAGMVVQSRLDNGRPAQPIVLSASPAGTGYVPANLVPALAEADNDHPVLYDNGCHRNLSQTDLADCVIGPNRGAPRVVLFGDSHAAQWYPALRPLAESGEVRLEAHTKSGCPAAPPPDIASTSCPTWVDKVADRLTADPPALVILGNFGKLYFTDGENRGQRWREALTAAIERLPARSHLVLLADTPSTGTTPSICLARFTDDADYCGLDRTKALDSELRAVERAVAEKYENVSYIDFTELFCNATMCPSVIGDTLVYRDGSHITTEMSRVLSGAFIAAAESYLRPPATGPTPPRQDILTMFKGTRPAPLRPVGVN from the coding sequence GTGCCGATCGACCCGGGGCAACGCTATGGTGACGGCTACGTCAATTATGTGTCGGGGGTCACAGTGATCGGCTCCCAGTGCGCAGGGTCACAGCGAGAGGTAGCGGGCATCAACGAGAAACGCCTCGACATCCAGGGCATGCGGGCCGTCGCGGTGCTGCTCGTCGTGCTCTTTCATGCCGAGATCCCCGGGTTCGGTGGCGGTTATGTCGGCGTCGACGTCTTCTTCGTCATATCCGGCTTCCTCATCAGCACCCATCTGCTCAAATCCCTGCGTGATCACGGCCGGGTCGGGTTCGGCGCGTTCTACGCCCGCCGCGCCCGTCGCCTGCTGCCTGCCGCTGTCGTCGTCATCCTCGCCACCGTGCTGGCCGCCCGACTGCTGGTGTCACCGATCCAGTTCGGCTACGTGATCAAGGACGCGATCGCCGCGACCTTCTACGTCCCCAATCTCTGGTTCGCCTACAACGCCACCGACTACCTCGCGGAGAAGACACCGTCGCTGTTCCTGCACTACTGGTCCCTGGGGGTCGAGGAGCAGTTCTATCTGCTGTGGCCGGTGCTGCTGGCGATCCTGTTCCGGTTCTGCAAGGCGCGCTGGACGCTGGCGATCGCGATGTCGGCGCTCATCGTCGTGTCCTTCGCGGTCTGCCTGTACTCCACCACCTACGCCCAACCCGATGCGTTCTTCCTGCTACCCGCTCGCGTGTGGGAGTTCGGGCTCGGCGCTCTGGTGGCACTCGCCCTGTTCGACGGACGAAAGCTGTTCGCACCCCGCATCGCTGCAGCACTGGGGTGGGTCGGGCTGCTCGCGATCATCGGCGCCGCCATGGTGTTCACCACCAAGACCGTCTACCCCGGCTCGGCGGTGGCGATCCCCGTTCTGGGTGCCGCCCTGCTGATCGCCGCGGGCACCGCGCCAGGCGGGCCGGCGGGGATACTGAGCGTGCGTCCGGTCACCTGGATCGGCGACATCTCCTACTCCCTGTACCTCGTGCACTGGCCGGTGCTGATGCTGCCCGTCGCCGCCGGCGCCTACATGGAACACCTGCCGATGTGGGCGCGCATCGCGCTCGCCATGGCCTGCGTCCCGTTGGCGTGGCTGCTCTACACCTACGTGGAGATACCCGGCCAGCGCGTCGGTTGGCTCACCGCATCGCGGCCGCGCCGCACCTTCGGTGTGGCGGCAGCCGCGATGGCGACTGTCGTCGTGACGGCCGTGACCGCCGGTATGGTCGTCCAGTCCAGGCTGGACAATGGCCGGCCCGCCCAGCCGATCGTGCTCAGCGCCAGTCCCGCGGGCACCGGGTACGTTCCGGCCAATCTGGTCCCCGCGCTGGCCGAGGCGGACAACGACCATCCCGTCCTCTACGACAACGGATGCCACCGCAATCTGAGCCAGACCGACCTCGCCGACTGTGTCATCGGACCCAACCGTGGCGCCCCACGCGTGGTGTTGTTCGGTGATTCCCACGCCGCGCAGTGGTATCCGGCGCTACGACCGCTCGCCGAAAGCGGCGAGGTGCGGCTGGAGGCGCACACCAAGAGCGGCTGCCCGGCCGCGCCGCCACCTGATATCGCCTCGACCAGCTGCCCGACCTGGGTCGACAAAGTGGCCGACCGGCTCACCGCAGACCCGCCGGCGCTGGTGATCCTCGGCAATTTCGGCAAGCTCTACTTCACCGACGGGGAGAACCGCGGACAGCGCTGGCGGGAAGCGCTGACCGCAGCGATCGAACGGCTGCCCGCCCGGTCGCATCTGGTCCTGCTCGCCGACACCCCGTCCACCGGGACGACACCCTCGATCTGCCTGGCCCGCTTCACCGATGACGCCGACTACTGCGGGCTCGACAGGACCAAGGCGCTGGACTCCGAGTTGCGGGCCGTGGAGCGCGCCGTCGCGGAGAAGTACGAGAACGTGTCCTATATCGACTTCACCGAATTGTTCTGCAATGCCACCATGTGCCCCAGCGTCATTGGCGACACCCTCGTGTACCGGGACGGCAGTCACATCACGACGGAGATGAGTCGGGTGCTCTCCGGCGCGTTCATCGCCGCGGCGGAAAGCTACCTGCGCCCGCCCGCGACGGGCCCGACGCCGCCGCGCCAGGACATCCTCACCATGTTCAAGGGCACCCGCCCTGCACCGCTTCGGCCGGTGGGCGTCAACTGA
- a CDS encoding type VII secretion target gives MTDPLFVQTDGVRNYSARHSQVVSGLSGLTGAEDTGVQNSHGAIASSVSGALTDVLSRRSSTMGVTSTSAATIADLLQKAARAYAAGDEEGGSRLQAAAAALEGQSGPRGGAPGTAGAAGSHVPAAGGSADMTGQMGQIMGQVGQQVAQLVQAVTAPLAGLAQGLQQVPQQLMQGIAQAAQAAEAADPDEGATPEGERDAESEREDEAAEREKAEPAPVQQAQPSQSSPSGPAPIETTQPVRPAPTRPQVD, from the coding sequence ATGACCGATCCACTCTTCGTCCAGACCGATGGCGTACGGAACTACTCAGCACGGCACTCCCAGGTGGTCTCCGGGCTCTCCGGGCTGACCGGCGCCGAAGACACCGGCGTGCAGAACAGCCACGGCGCCATCGCCTCTTCCGTGAGCGGCGCGCTGACCGATGTTCTCAGCCGGCGCAGCAGCACCATGGGTGTCACATCGACCTCCGCCGCCACCATCGCCGATCTGCTGCAGAAGGCGGCCCGCGCGTACGCCGCGGGCGATGAGGAAGGCGGCTCCCGCCTGCAGGCGGCGGCCGCGGCACTGGAAGGCCAGAGCGGGCCGCGCGGCGGAGCCCCCGGGACAGCCGGCGCGGCCGGATCACACGTCCCCGCCGCCGGTGGCAGCGCCGACATGACGGGGCAGATGGGTCAGATCATGGGTCAGGTCGGCCAACAGGTCGCCCAGTTGGTCCAGGCCGTCACCGCTCCGCTGGCGGGCCTGGCACAGGGCCTGCAGCAGGTGCCACAACAACTCATGCAGGGCATTGCCCAGGCCGCCCAGGCGGCAGAGGCCGCCGACCCCGACGAGGGCGCGACGCCCGAGGGCGAACGCGACGCCGAGTCCGAGCGCGAAGACGAAGCCGCCGAGCGCGAGAAGGCCGAACCGGCCCCGGTCCAGCAGGCACAGCCATCCCAGAGCTCCCCGTCGGGTCCCGCGCCCATCGAGACAACCCAGCCGGTCCGGCCGGCACCGACCCGCCCGCAGGTCGACTAG
- a CDS encoding ABC-F family ATP-binding cassette domain-containing protein, whose protein sequence is MSVVCSHLSFQWPDDTPVFADLSCSFGRGRFGLMAPNGAGKSTLLRLIAGELRPSAGAVVVDGVLGYLPQNLPFLAQHTVSDVLGVAPVVAALDALAAGDASDAVFAAIGEDWDIQERSRAELDRLGLDLELDRPLSTLSGGQVVSLGLTAQLLRRPDVLLLDEPTNNLDSDARQRLYGALEDFGGCLLVVSHDRVLLDRMDAIAELRAGEMSFYGGGFSDYRVAVQAAQEVAESNVRNAEQELKRHKQQMQQARERADKRASTAKRNLKDAGLPKIVAGKLKRDAQQSAAKADDVHARRVGDARVRLDDAERALRDDDVLALDLPDTEVPAGRVMFAGSGVGSRMFTALDLDIRGPERIALTGANGVGKSTLLRIISGDLQPDAGEVQRSGGRIAYLSQRLDLLDEQASVADCLATYAPGLSVTRRRHLLAQFLFRGDRVDLPIGALSGGERLRATLACVLFAEPAPQLLLLDEPTNNLDLSSVAQLESALNAYRGAFVVVSHDERFLADIGVQRTLLLAGGALVAT, encoded by the coding sequence ATGTCTGTTGTCTGTTCCCATCTTTCGTTCCAGTGGCCCGATGACACCCCGGTGTTCGCGGATCTGTCCTGCTCCTTCGGCCGCGGCCGATTCGGGCTGATGGCGCCCAACGGCGCCGGCAAGAGCACGCTGCTGCGGCTGATCGCCGGCGAACTCAGACCCTCGGCCGGTGCCGTGGTGGTCGACGGGGTGCTCGGCTACCTGCCGCAGAATCTGCCGTTCCTGGCCCAGCACACCGTCTCCGACGTGCTCGGAGTGGCTCCGGTGGTGGCCGCGCTGGACGCGCTGGCTGCCGGGGACGCCAGTGACGCCGTGTTCGCCGCCATCGGTGAGGACTGGGATATCCAGGAACGCTCCCGCGCGGAACTCGATCGGCTCGGGCTGGATCTGGAGCTGGACCGCCCGTTGTCGACGCTGTCGGGCGGGCAGGTGGTGTCGCTGGGACTGACCGCGCAGCTGTTGCGCCGCCCCGATGTCCTGCTCCTCGATGAGCCCACCAACAATCTGGATAGCGATGCCCGCCAACGGCTTTACGGCGCACTGGAGGATTTCGGCGGATGCCTGCTGGTGGTCAGCCACGACCGGGTGTTGCTGGACCGGATGGACGCGATCGCGGAGTTGCGGGCCGGCGAGATGTCGTTCTACGGCGGCGGATTCAGCGATTACCGGGTGGCGGTGCAGGCCGCCCAGGAAGTCGCCGAGAGCAATGTCCGCAACGCCGAGCAGGAACTCAAACGGCACAAGCAGCAGATGCAGCAGGCGCGTGAGCGAGCCGACAAGCGGGCGTCGACCGCCAAACGCAATCTCAAGGACGCGGGCCTGCCGAAAATCGTTGCCGGCAAGCTGAAACGGGATGCTCAGCAGTCGGCGGCCAAGGCCGACGATGTGCACGCCCGGCGGGTCGGCGACGCCCGCGTCCGGCTCGACGACGCCGAGCGGGCGCTGCGCGATGACGATGTGCTGGCCCTGGACCTGCCCGATACCGAGGTGCCCGCCGGCCGGGTGATGTTCGCCGGATCCGGTGTGGGGTCAAGGATGTTCACCGCTCTCGATCTCGACATTCGCGGTCCGGAGCGAATCGCGCTGACCGGTGCAAACGGGGTGGGGAAGTCGACGCTGCTCCGGATCATCTCCGGTGACCTGCAGCCCGACGCCGGTGAGGTGCAGCGCAGTGGCGGTCGCATCGCCTACCTGTCCCAACGGCTGGATCTGCTCGACGAACAGGCGTCGGTGGCCGATTGCCTGGCGACCTACGCGCCCGGGCTGTCGGTGACCCGGCGCCGGCATCTGTTGGCGCAGTTCCTGTTCCGCGGTGACCGCGTCGACCTCCCGATCGGCGCGCTTTCGGGTGGGGAACGTCTGCGCGCGACACTGGCGTGTGTGCTGTTCGCCGAGCCGGCGCCGCAACTGCTGCTGCTGGACGAGCCGACCAACAACCTGGATCTGTCCAGCGTCGCTCAGCTGGAGTCGGCCCTGAACGCCTATCGCGGAGCGTTCGTGGTGGTGAGCCACGATGAGCGCTTCCTGGCCGACATCGGAGTGCAGCGCACTCTGCTGCTGGCCGGCGGAGCACTGGTGGCGACCTAG